One stretch of Gammaproteobacteria bacterium DNA includes these proteins:
- a CDS encoding glucan biosynthesis protein G, whose product MSSTHFLRALLAMALCLPGIASAFGFEDVVARARKLSTQAYEAPQNNLPGPLREIDYDAYRDIRFKPEKALWRGAKLPFELQFFHPGRQYQQSVTVNLISADGVRRLSYNPDSFDFGKNKFDPSSFGDVGYSGFRVHYPINKPDFKDEVMVFRGASYFRALGKHQRYGLSGRGLAIDTGLISGEEFPAFTEFWVVWPAPSSTSLEIYALLDSPRAAGAYRFVLQPGVNTKVDVEVTLFMRDKVGKLGLAPLTSMYYYGENQTSPFEDFRPEVHDSDGLLVDDGTGEWVWRPLTNPKRLVSTSFGTETLKGFGLMQRDRDFTNYQDLETRYDLRPSAWITPKGDWGKGRVELIMIPTKDETNDNVVAFWVPATQPKPGEAFQYAYRMSFEHDELSGPELARVVQTRRGHGFRREPDDSLRMVVDFVGGPLANLAQAAKIDAPVWINDNGELMEKQLQPNPATGGWRLNLRYRVKDSGKPVEMRAALRDGDKPLSETWSYLLPAQ is encoded by the coding sequence ATGAGTTCAACGCATTTTCTTCGAGCGCTCCTCGCGATGGCGCTGTGCCTGCCCGGCATCGCATCGGCCTTCGGTTTCGAGGATGTGGTGGCGCGCGCCCGGAAGCTGTCCACCCAGGCCTACGAGGCGCCGCAGAACAATCTGCCCGGCCCCTTGCGCGAAATCGACTATGACGCCTACCGCGACATCCGCTTCAAGCCCGAAAAGGCACTGTGGCGCGGCGCCAAGCTCCCGTTCGAACTGCAGTTCTTCCATCCGGGCCGCCAGTATCAGCAGTCGGTCACGGTCAATCTGATCAGCGCCGATGGCGTGCGCCGTCTGTCCTACAATCCGGACTCGTTCGACTTCGGCAAGAACAAGTTCGATCCCAGCAGCTTCGGCGATGTCGGCTATTCCGGCTTCCGCGTGCACTATCCGATCAACAAGCCGGACTTCAAGGACGAGGTCATGGTGTTTCGCGGCGCGAGCTACTTCCGCGCACTGGGCAAGCATCAGCGCTACGGGCTATCGGGCCGTGGACTGGCGATCGACACCGGGCTAATTTCGGGTGAGGAATTTCCGGCCTTCACCGAGTTCTGGGTGGTGTGGCCAGCGCCGAGCTCGACCTCGCTGGAAATCTACGCGCTGCTCGATTCGCCGCGCGCCGCCGGCGCCTATCGCTTCGTGCTGCAACCCGGCGTCAATACCAAGGTCGACGTCGAAGTCACCCTGTTCATGCGTGACAAGGTCGGCAAGCTCGGGCTTGCGCCGTTGACGAGCATGTACTACTACGGCGAGAACCAGACCTCGCCGTTCGAGGACTTCCGCCCCGAGGTTCACGATTCCGACGGCCTGCTGGTCGACGACGGCACCGGCGAGTGGGTGTGGCGCCCGCTGACCAACCCCAAGCGTCTGGTCAGCACCTCGTTCGGCACCGAAACGCTCAAGGGCTTCGGGCTGATGCAGCGAGACCGTGACTTCACCAATTACCAGGATCTGGAGACCCGCTACGACCTGCGGCCCAGCGCCTGGATCACGCCCAAAGGGGACTGGGGCAAGGGTCGCGTCGAACTGATCATGATTCCAACCAAGGACGAGACCAACGATAACGTGGTCGCCTTCTGGGTGCCGGCGACCCAGCCCAAGCCCGGTGAGGCCTTCCAATACGCCTACCGGATGTCGTTCGAGCACGACGAGCTGAGCGGTCCCGAGCTGGCGCGCGTGGTGCAGACGCGGCGCGGCCACGGCTTCCGCCGCGAACCGGACGACTCGCTGCGCATGGTCGTGGATTTTGTGGGCGGACCGCTGGCAAATCTGGCTCAAGCTGCCAAAATCGATGCTCCGGTCTGGATCAATGACAACGGAGAACTCATGGAGAAGCAGTTGCAACCCAACCCGGCGACGGGCGGTTGGCGGCTGAACCTGCGCTACCGCGTCAAGGATTCCGGCAAGCCGGTGGAGATGCGCGCGGCGCTGCGTGATGGCGACAAACCGCTCTCCGAAACCTGGAGCTATCTGCTGCCCGCCCAATGA